Part of the Thermodesulfobacteriota bacterium genome is shown below.
TCCGCTCGAACCCCGGGAACTCCCTCCGGATCCGCTCGAGGTTTCCGGCCGCCGCCGCCCCGTCCATGTATTGCAGGAGATGGATCTCCGCGCTGCGCAACAGCGCCGGCGGGACCTCGGCCGCCCTCGGGTAATTGAACACGAGGGAATCGTACGCTTCGAGCGCCGCGGGAAAGTTCCGGAAGTAGGCGCCGTAGATGTCTCCCTGGCGCATCAGGGCGGCGGGGGCGTGCCGCGACTGGGGATGCTCCCGCGCCGTCGCGCGGAAGCCCTCGAGGGCGGACTCCATCCGCCGGGCGAGCAGCTCCTTCTCCGCCCGCTCGTACCGCTCCCCCGCAAGGTCCGCGCAGCCCGCCGCGAGGAGGAGCGCGCAGACCAGAAGGAGGCTAAGCCGCCTCCCGGTCCCGCCGCGGGGCATCGCTCACTCTTCCTTCTCCGCCAGCCGGGCGATCGAGGAAACGCGCTCTTTCTCCTCCAGCCCGATGAGCCGCACTCCCTGGGTGTTCCGGCCGATCACACGGATCTCCCCCACCGCCATGCGGATGATCTTCCCGCCGTCGGTGACCAGCATCACGTCGTCCGTGTCGAGCACCTGGCACACCCCGGTCACCGGCCCCGTCTTCTCCGT
Proteins encoded:
- a CDS encoding tetratricopeptide repeat protein — protein: MPRGGTGRRLSLLLVCALLLAAGCADLAGERYERAEKELLARRMESALEGFRATAREHPQSRHAPAALMRQGDIYGAYFRNFPAALEAYDSLVFNYPRAAEVPPALLRSAEIHLLQYMDGAAAAGNLERIRREFPGFERMDEALFLLAHAYGAAGEVDRQTAVLAELVERHPRSNRALEGRWMLAHAFQGQRRYADAEREFRKLLFLAPDRKTAVRARWGVAQSLEGMGDLPGAIAQYEALRNDWHDPRYVAEKLQRLKARAGAPERGKERGNR